In Pelobates fuscus isolate aPelFus1 unplaced genomic scaffold, aPelFus1.pri scaffold_24, whole genome shotgun sequence, one genomic interval encodes:
- the LOC134584853 gene encoding histone H1-like, protein MSEAAPAPAAAPAKAAKPSGPSVSELIVKAVSASKERSGVSLAALKKALAASGYDVEKNNSRLKLALKGLVTKSTLVQVKGSGASGSFKLNKKQAESKDKATKKKAPAKVKKPAPKKATKSPAKPKKVAAKSPKKAKKPAASAKKATKSPKKVKAAKPKKVVKSPAKKTVKSPAKKAAKPKAAKSPAKAKKAAPKKK, encoded by the exons ATGTCTGAAGCCGCCCCAGCTCCCGCCGCCGCACCTGCG AAAGCCGCTAAGCCCTCCGGTCCTAGCGTGTCCGAGCTCATTGTCAAAGCTGTGTCCGCTTCTAAAGAGCGCAGCGGGGTGTCCCTGGCAGCTCTGAAGAAGGCTTTGGCTGCTTCTGGTTATGATGTGGAAAAGAATAACAGCCGCCTCAAGCTGGCTCTCAAGGGCTTGGTGACTAAAAGCACTCTCGTCCAGGTCAAAGGAAGCGGAGCTTCCGGCTCCTTCAAGCTCAACAAAAAGCAGGCGGAGAGCAAGGACAAGGCTACCAAGAAAAAGGCACCGGCTAAAGTCAAGAAGCCTGCCCCGAAGAAAGCCACCAAGTCTCCAGCCAAACCTAAGAAGGTAGCTGCAAAGAGCCCGAAAAAGGCCAAAAAGCCGGCCGCCTCCGCTAAAAAGGCCACCAAAAGTCCGAAGAAAGTCAAAGCCGCCAAGCCCAAGAAGGTAGTGAAAAGCCCGGCTAAGAAGACCGTGAAGAGCCCTGCCAAAAAGGCAGCCAAACCCAAAGCCGCAAAGAGTCCTGCAAAGGCTAAAAAGGCAGCTCCCAAAAAGAAATAA
- the LOC134584822 gene encoding histone H3 gives MARTKQTARKSTGGKAPRKQLATKAARKSAPATGGVKKPHRYRPGTVALREIRRYQKSTELLIRKLPFQRLVREIAQDFKTDLRFQSSAVMALQEASEAYLVGLFEDTNLCAIHAKRVTIMPKDIQLARRIRGERA, from the coding sequence ATGGCCAGAACTAAGCAGACAGCCCGTAAGTCGACCGGAGGCAAGGCTCCCCGCAAGCAGCTAGCCACCAAAGCTGCTAGAAAGAGCGCCCCAGCTACCGGGGGAGTGAAAAAGCCTCACCGTTACCGTCCAGGAACTGTGGCTCTCAGGGAGATCCGCCGTTATCAGAAGTCCACCGAGCTGCTCATCCGCAAGCTGCCCTTCCAGCGCCTTGTCCGTGAGATCGCTCAGGATTTCAAGACTGATCTGCGCTTCCAGAGCTCTGCTGTCATGGCTCTGCAAGAggctagcgaggcttacctggttgGTCTTTTTGAGGATACCAACTTGTGCGCCATCCACGCTAAGAGGGTCACAATCATGCCCAAAGACATCCAGCTGGCTCGTAGGATCCGAGGCGAACGTGCTTAA
- the LOC134584734 gene encoding histone H2A type 2-B-like, which yields MSGRGKQGGKTRAKAKTRSSRAGLQFPVGRVHRLLRKGNYAERVGAGAPVYLAAVLEYLTAEILELAGNAARDNKKTRIIPRHLQLAVRNDEELNKLLGGVTIAQGGVLPNIQAVLLPKKTESHKPKSK from the coding sequence ATGTCTGGCCGCGGAAAGCAAGGTGGAAAGACCCGTGCAAAGGCGAAGACTCGCTCATCCCGAGCGGGACTTCAGTTCCCAGTCGGCAGAGTCCACCGTTTGCTGAGGAAGGGCAATTATGCAGAGCGTGTGGGAGCCGGTGCCCCCGtctatctggctgcagtgctggagtacctgaccgctgagattctggagctggcagggaatgccgctagagacaacaaaaagacccgcatcattccccgccatctccagctcgctgtccgtaacgatgaagagctcaacaaactgctgggaggagtgactatcgcccagggaggtgtcctgcctaacatccaggctgtgctgctgcccaagaagaCCGAGAGCCACAAGCCCAAGAGCAAGTAA
- the LOC134584776 gene encoding histone H2B 1.1-like — protein MPDPAKSAPAPKKGSKKAVTKTQKKDGKKRRKSRKESYAIYVYKVLKQVHPDTGISSKAMGIMNSFVNDIFERIAGEASRLAHYNKRSTITSREIQTAVRLLLPGELAKHAVSEGTKAVTKYTSAK, from the coding sequence ATGCCTGATCCAGCAAAGTCCGCACCAGCCCCCaagaaaggctccaaaaaagccgtcaccaagactcagaagaaagatggcaagaagcgtagaaagagcaggaaggagagctatgccatctacgtgtacaaggtgctgaaGCAGGTCCATCCCGACACCGGCATCTCCTCCAAGGCAATGGGGATCATGAactcctttgtcaatgatatctttgagcgcatcgcaggagaagcttctcgcctggctcactacaacaagcgctccaccatcacctcccgggagatccagactgccgtgcgcctgctactacccggagagctggcaaagcacgccgtgtctgagggcaccaaggctgtcacaaagtacaccagcgccaagtaa